A single genomic interval of Streptomyces sp. NBC_00663 harbors:
- a CDS encoding glyoxalase, with the protein MVMATKTPTAAGISLTSVTLEVTDLATADTFYRAFGVDAYVRLQASEAPSTGFRGFTVALTVAQPGTVDAFFDAAVGAGATVLKSPSKSFWGYAGVVQAPDGTIWKIATSAKKDTGPATRTVDEVVLLLGVEDVKATKQCYVGQGLTVAKSFGGKYVEFAPGRHGLVKLALYKRTALAKDLGVAADGSGSHRVVLGGATDGFTDLDGFVWEAAPTAATP; encoded by the coding sequence ATGGTCATGGCAACCAAGACTCCCACCGCAGCCGGTATCTCCCTCACGTCCGTCACCCTGGAGGTGACCGACCTCGCCACCGCCGACACGTTCTACCGCGCGTTCGGCGTGGACGCTTACGTACGCCTCCAGGCGTCCGAGGCGCCTTCCACCGGGTTCCGCGGCTTCACGGTCGCGCTCACGGTCGCCCAACCGGGCACCGTCGACGCGTTCTTCGACGCCGCCGTGGGCGCCGGCGCCACCGTGCTGAAGTCCCCCTCCAAGTCGTTCTGGGGCTATGCCGGCGTCGTCCAGGCGCCGGACGGCACGATCTGGAAGATCGCGACCTCGGCGAAGAAGGACACCGGCCCCGCGACCCGCACGGTCGACGAGGTGGTCCTCCTCCTCGGCGTCGAGGACGTGAAGGCCACCAAGCAGTGCTACGTCGGGCAAGGCCTGACCGTGGCCAAGAGCTTCGGCGGCAAGTACGTCGAGTTCGCCCCCGGTCGGCACGGCCTCGTGAAGCTGGCGCTGTACAAGCGCACAGCTCTGGCCAAGGACCTCGGTGTCGCGGCCGACGGCTCCGGCTCGCATCGCGTCGTCCTCGGCGGCGCCACCGACGGCTTCACCGACTTGGACGGCTTCGTGTGGGAGGCCGCGCCGACTGCCGCCACACCGTGA
- a CDS encoding DinB family protein, translating to MIDDFAKDNLHNRLRRDREALLWKLDGLSEYDARRPLTVTGTNLLGLVKHVATVEARYFGEVFDRPSPEPLPRWQDYDGDDLWAAEDETRDQIIGFYRRTWEHSDATIKELPLDAPGHVPWWSDPYPNTNLFAIMVHVLGESNRHAGHADILRESLDGRTGVRPEYEQQIDEEARASYRAKIEQAAGSAAPIRI from the coding sequence ATGATCGATGACTTCGCGAAAGACAACCTGCACAACAGACTGCGGCGGGACCGCGAGGCGCTCCTCTGGAAACTCGACGGTCTGTCCGAATACGACGCCCGCCGGCCTTTGACGGTGACCGGGACCAACCTCCTCGGCCTGGTCAAACACGTGGCCACCGTCGAGGCCAGGTACTTCGGCGAGGTCTTCGACCGCCCCTCGCCGGAACCGCTGCCCCGGTGGCAGGACTACGACGGGGACGATCTGTGGGCGGCCGAGGATGAGACGCGCGATCAGATCATCGGGTTCTACCGGCGCACCTGGGAACACTCGGACGCGACGATCAAGGAGCTTCCCCTCGACGCCCCCGGCCACGTGCCGTGGTGGTCGGATCCCTACCCCAACACGAACCTGTTCGCCATCATGGTCCATGTCCTCGGCGAGTCCAACCGGCATGCCGGGCACGCCGACATCCTGCGCGAGAGCCTCGACGGCCGCACCGGGGTGCGCCCCGAGTACGAGCAGCAGATCGACGAGGAAGCCCGTGCGTCCTACCGCGCGAAAATCGAGCAGGCCGCCGGGTCGGCCGCACCGATCAGGATTTAG
- a CDS encoding fatty acid desaturase family protein produces the protein MTAIDPTAHLTSEQIEELGRELDAIRDEVIAGRGEKDAAYIRKVISAQRTLELVSRGVLLFSIFPPAWLIGTAGLSVAKIMDNMEIGHNILHGQWDWMRDPKIHSTTWEWDHVSPADQWKHSHNELHHTYTNVIGKDNDLGYGIMRVDEDQKWHPFHLGQPLWNFLNACFFEYGIAAYDLELGKNLNKRRRKNPEFRARAKAVGRKIRKQVLKDYVIHPLLSGPSFLPTLGATFTANLVRNLWSHSVIMCGHFPEGVQVFERRSIKGETRGQWYLRQMMGSANISGSKAMHFMTGNLSHQIEHHLFPDLPSNRYAEVAVKVRALFEKYELEYVSGPLPQQVFSAWRKVFRLSLPNKTPKPVKTPKVETPEREQELVAV, from the coding sequence GTGACCGCTATCGACCCCACCGCCCACCTCACCTCGGAGCAGATCGAGGAGCTGGGCCGCGAGCTGGACGCGATCCGCGACGAGGTGATCGCCGGCCGCGGCGAGAAAGACGCCGCCTACATCCGTAAGGTCATCTCGGCGCAGCGCACACTCGAGCTGGTCAGCAGGGGTGTGCTGCTGTTCTCGATCTTCCCGCCCGCGTGGCTGATCGGCACCGCCGGTCTCTCCGTGGCGAAGATCATGGACAACATGGAGATCGGCCACAACATCCTGCACGGCCAGTGGGACTGGATGCGGGACCCGAAGATCCACTCCACCACCTGGGAGTGGGACCACGTCTCGCCGGCCGACCAGTGGAAGCACTCCCACAACGAGCTGCACCACACGTACACCAACGTGATCGGCAAGGACAACGACCTCGGCTACGGCATCATGCGCGTCGACGAGGACCAGAAGTGGCACCCCTTCCACCTCGGCCAGCCGCTGTGGAACTTCCTCAACGCCTGCTTCTTCGAGTACGGCATCGCGGCGTACGACCTGGAACTCGGCAAGAACCTCAACAAGCGCCGCCGCAAGAACCCGGAGTTCCGCGCGCGGGCCAAGGCCGTGGGCCGCAAGATCCGCAAGCAGGTGCTCAAGGACTACGTGATCCACCCGCTGCTGTCGGGTCCGTCGTTCCTCCCCACGCTCGGCGCCACGTTCACCGCGAACCTGGTCCGCAATCTCTGGTCCCACTCGGTGATCATGTGCGGGCACTTCCCCGAGGGCGTACAGGTCTTCGAGCGCCGTTCCATCAAGGGCGAGACGCGCGGCCAGTGGTACCTGCGCCAGATGATGGGCTCGGCCAACATCAGCGGCAGCAAGGCCATGCACTTCATGACCGGCAACCTCTCCCACCAGATCGAGCACCACCTCTTCCCGGACCTGCCGAGCAACCGGTACGCCGAGGTCGCGGTGAAGGTGCGCGCGCTGTTCGAGAAGTACGAGCTGGAGTACGTCAGCGGCCCGCTGCCCCAGCAGGTGTTCTCCGCGTGGCGCAAGGTCTTCCGGCTCTCGCTGCCGAACAAGACGCCCAAGCCGGTCAAGACGCCCAAGGTCGAAACGCCGGAACGCGAGCAGGAACTCGTCGCCGTCTGA
- a CDS encoding ferredoxin reductase, with the protein MTSTALRSRAWKLLEMVTTPLLPSDYLDLVSPLRAGADLRGRIEAVHPETDDAATIVIRPGRGWRGHTAGQYVRIGVDVDGVRLWRAYSLTSPTHRQDGRVTITVKAIPDGKVSSHLVRRAKPGTLIQLDQPTGDFVLPQAKPSKVLYLTAGSGITPVMGMLRDTAFDDVVMVHSAPQPHDVIFRSELHDLVAEKKLRLTEVHTDTDGMLDIARLDELVPDWAERETWACGPAGLLDAAEKHWSEHGVPERLHTERFRPSIVVAGDGGEVTFSATGKSVDADGATPLLDVGEEAGVLMPSGCRMGICFGCITPLKAGAVRDLRTGEITEAEPGVLIQTCVSAAAGPCDIER; encoded by the coding sequence ATGACGAGTACAGCCCTCCGCAGCAGGGCGTGGAAACTGCTGGAGATGGTCACGACGCCGCTGCTGCCGTCGGACTACCTCGACCTGGTCAGCCCGCTGCGAGCCGGCGCGGACCTGCGGGGGCGCATCGAGGCCGTACACCCCGAGACAGACGACGCCGCGACCATCGTGATCAGACCGGGACGCGGCTGGCGCGGCCACACAGCCGGTCAGTACGTGCGGATCGGGGTCGACGTCGACGGGGTGCGCCTGTGGCGCGCCTACTCCCTCACCTCGCCGACACACCGCCAGGACGGCCGCGTCACGATCACCGTGAAGGCGATCCCGGACGGCAAGGTCAGCAGTCACCTGGTCCGCAGGGCGAAACCGGGCACGCTGATCCAGCTCGACCAGCCGACCGGTGACTTCGTGCTGCCGCAGGCCAAGCCCTCCAAGGTGCTCTACCTGACGGCCGGCAGCGGCATCACGCCGGTGATGGGCATGCTGCGCGACACCGCGTTCGACGACGTCGTCATGGTCCACAGCGCGCCCCAGCCGCACGACGTGATCTTCCGCAGCGAACTGCACGACCTGGTCGCGGAGAAGAAGCTGCGGCTCACCGAGGTGCACACCGACACCGACGGCATGCTCGACATCGCCCGGCTCGACGAACTCGTACCCGACTGGGCCGAGCGCGAGACCTGGGCGTGCGGGCCCGCGGGCCTGCTCGACGCCGCCGAGAAGCACTGGAGCGAGCACGGCGTACCGGAGCGCCTGCACACCGAACGCTTCCGCCCCAGCATCGTCGTCGCCGGCGACGGCGGCGAGGTCACGTTCAGCGCCACCGGCAAGAGTGTCGACGCGGACGGCGCCACGCCGTTGCTGGACGTCGGCGAAGAGGCCGGCGTGCTCATGCCCTCCGGGTGCCGTATGGGCATCTGCTTCGGCTGCATCACGCCGCTCAAGGCGGGCGCCGTCCGCGACCTGCGCACCGGCGAGATCACCGAGGCCGAGCCGGGCGTCCTCATCCAGACCTGCGTGTCCGCCGCGGCGGGCCCCTGCGACATCGAACGGTAG
- a CDS encoding helix-turn-helix domain-containing protein, with product MSHVTRRASELALDETTVTVLRAALKTTADEVVQAIIDEVPSYANALSGHMGATIRRAVRTALGHYLDLASGNATAGDGGDAAYELGRGEVRDGRSMDALLSAYRVGARVAWRCLAAGAVPAGLPAAEVAKFAELTFAYIDELSAASAAGHADELAARGRDHERHLEHLARDLLAGASPDVLLVSAQRAGWQPPLSLTAVLLPAGQARPAYRTLDPSTLVLDDLPDATGVLLVPDADRSHLLRQLTDRTAVVGPPRPWTRASASYARAARARSLSSEIRDTEDHLPELVLSADMDAHADLRARALAPLRTLPAATARRLEETLREWLLHQGRRDEVAAALFVHPQTVRYRMSQLRELFPDLASPRRVLELTLAVGLRGDSS from the coding sequence GTGAGCCATGTAACCCGGAGGGCCAGTGAGCTGGCCCTGGATGAGACGACGGTCACCGTACTTCGGGCCGCGCTGAAGACCACCGCCGACGAGGTCGTGCAGGCGATCATCGACGAGGTCCCTTCCTACGCCAATGCCCTCTCGGGCCACATGGGCGCCACCATCCGCCGGGCCGTCCGCACCGCCCTGGGCCACTACCTGGACCTCGCCAGCGGGAACGCCACGGCCGGCGACGGCGGTGACGCGGCCTACGAGCTGGGCCGTGGCGAGGTCCGCGACGGCCGTTCGATGGACGCCCTGCTCAGCGCCTACCGCGTCGGTGCCCGCGTGGCCTGGCGATGCCTCGCTGCGGGTGCCGTACCCGCGGGTCTGCCCGCCGCCGAGGTCGCCAAGTTCGCCGAGCTGACCTTCGCCTACATCGACGAGCTCTCCGCCGCGAGCGCCGCGGGCCACGCCGACGAACTGGCCGCCCGGGGCAGGGACCACGAGCGCCACCTGGAGCACCTGGCCCGCGACCTCCTGGCCGGCGCGAGCCCGGACGTGCTGCTCGTCTCCGCCCAGCGGGCCGGATGGCAGCCTCCCCTGTCGCTGACCGCGGTCCTGCTGCCCGCCGGCCAGGCCCGGCCCGCCTACCGCACGCTCGACCCGAGCACCCTCGTCCTCGACGATCTGCCGGACGCCACCGGTGTGCTGCTCGTCCCCGATGCCGACCGGTCACACCTTCTGCGCCAGCTGACCGACCGCACCGCCGTGGTCGGCCCGCCCCGGCCATGGACCCGCGCCTCCGCCTCGTACGCACGAGCCGCCCGCGCACGCTCCCTCTCCTCCGAGATCCGCGACACCGAGGACCATCTGCCCGAGCTGGTGCTGAGCGCCGACATGGACGCGCACGCGGACCTGCGCGCCCGAGCCCTCGCCCCGTTGCGGACCTTGCCTGCCGCGACCGCACGGCGGCTGGAGGAGACGCTGCGGGAGTGGCTGCTGCACCAGGGCAGGCGGGACGAGGTGGCGGCGGCGTTGTTCGTCCACCCCCAGACCGTCCGTTACCGGATGTCGCAGCTGCGGGAACTGTTCCCGGATCTCGCCTCGCCCCGGCGGGTCCTTGAACTGACGCTGGCGGTCGGTCTTCGGGGCGACTCAAGCTGA
- a CDS encoding thioredoxin family protein, with protein sequence MTKRVHRPREDAEFDFILRMSGAPVLAYFIGTWPKAIEPCQAMDLVVGAVADECTGRLTVVRTDISRCPATTERYGITGAPSCVLLKEGEAVAHGTGPMTIAELRNLLDSHL encoded by the coding sequence ATGACGAAGCGGGTTCACCGACCCCGTGAGGACGCGGAGTTCGACTTCATCCTCAGGATGAGCGGAGCTCCGGTCCTCGCGTACTTCATCGGGACATGGCCCAAGGCAATCGAGCCCTGCCAGGCGATGGACCTCGTCGTGGGTGCCGTCGCCGACGAGTGCACCGGCCGCCTGACCGTCGTCCGCACCGACATCTCGCGTTGTCCGGCCACGACCGAGCGATACGGGATCACCGGGGCGCCGTCCTGCGTCCTGCTGAAGGAGGGCGAGGCGGTGGCGCACGGCACCGGGCCCATGACCATCGCCGAGCTACGGAATCTCCTGGACAGCCACCTCTGA
- a CDS encoding Pycsar system effector family protein — protein sequence MAGEPTVAADVGKQQAGSDNAWRILDTIRDWTKHAETKAATTLTAAGVVAGVLYSLVTGGGDRSVWFASAAAVSAVCTVAAGLTAALVLWPRQRLAVGTMPTSLLFYDHIGRAYSASHADYSDRLTELLRDEDALVAAVVDQIWANALVARHKYRWVGRSIGLLLFALLGLAVAAVLSAAETAG from the coding sequence ATGGCTGGAGAGCCCACGGTGGCGGCGGACGTCGGCAAGCAGCAGGCGGGATCGGACAACGCCTGGCGGATCCTGGACACCATCCGGGACTGGACCAAACACGCGGAGACCAAGGCCGCCACGACCCTCACGGCGGCCGGAGTGGTCGCCGGCGTCCTGTACAGCCTGGTCACCGGTGGCGGTGATCGCTCGGTCTGGTTCGCCTCCGCGGCGGCGGTGTCCGCTGTCTGCACCGTGGCGGCAGGACTCACCGCGGCGCTGGTGCTGTGGCCCAGGCAACGGCTCGCCGTCGGCACCATGCCGACCAGCCTGCTCTTCTACGACCACATAGGCCGGGCATACTCCGCGAGTCATGCCGACTACAGCGACCGGTTGACCGAGTTGCTGCGGGACGAGGACGCGTTGGTGGCCGCCGTCGTGGACCAGATCTGGGCCAACGCTCTCGTGGCTCGCCACAAGTACCGCTGGGTCGGCCGCAGCATCGGCCTGCTGCTGTTCGCGCTGCTGGGCCTGGCGGTGGCGGCGGTTCTCAGCGCGGCCGAGACGGCGGGGTGA
- a CDS encoding CHAT domain-containing protein — MPERGAGSPELDTLPRMFAALTQPACPDEERRAALAWFTSAWPQLSARLRALTDGANEEGLADEESLDVVRQLMPFLAAVHNWRPMADVSRLGLDAAARLGSTTDPVDLSQSLGAALQQLERDDEAEEAFRQAADRAADLGDERARAAALAHLGQLRHHRGDLPEATALLQQAALGYRSVGHETGEARRLGDLAPLLHQLGAPAEAEHYARRARQLFHDLGDHIQEARALRLVAAAEAERHADKDALRSLDDARGGRRACGRGGSAHRCPGASARRGSGGRAGRCGAGPGQGAGVRRRAGVGDRAVVHGRGGGGGGVGPAGRADRGGTPATKEALLRALPTATHLHFAGHGHYDPEEPLASHLALADGEHLTLRDLFDGQALRGVRLVVASACQTAVTDMTRLPDESVGQAGATAVIGSLWEVNDRSTALLVAGIYDFHLRGVPELGDPPMPASVALARAQAWMREGTLRNWMPSLLGSVCAGAPMPATPNTRPTGPPSSSSATAEGAPGRAARTGSRAVRGGEWGPSGHRVTRKLQ; from the coding sequence ATGCCCGAACGCGGGGCCGGATCCCCGGAACTGGACACTTTGCCGCGGATGTTCGCCGCGTTGACCCAACCGGCCTGCCCCGACGAGGAACGGCGGGCGGCGCTGGCATGGTTCACCTCGGCATGGCCGCAACTGTCGGCGCGGCTGAGGGCATTGACCGACGGCGCGAATGAAGAAGGTCTCGCGGACGAGGAAAGTCTGGACGTCGTCCGACAGCTGATGCCGTTCCTGGCGGCCGTGCACAACTGGCGGCCCATGGCGGACGTAAGCCGTCTCGGGCTCGACGCCGCCGCTCGCCTGGGTTCCACGACCGACCCGGTGGATCTGTCCCAGAGCCTGGGTGCCGCACTCCAGCAGCTGGAACGCGACGACGAGGCGGAAGAGGCATTCCGGCAGGCCGCCGACCGGGCCGCCGACCTGGGCGACGAGCGGGCCCGTGCCGCGGCGCTGGCCCACCTGGGACAGCTGCGCCATCACCGGGGCGATCTCCCCGAGGCCACCGCGTTGCTGCAACAGGCCGCGCTCGGCTACCGAAGCGTGGGGCACGAGACCGGCGAGGCCCGCAGGCTGGGCGACCTGGCACCCCTGCTGCACCAGCTCGGCGCGCCCGCCGAGGCCGAGCACTATGCCCGCCGCGCGCGGCAGCTGTTCCACGACCTCGGGGACCACATACAAGAGGCCCGCGCGCTGCGGTTGGTCGCGGCGGCCGAGGCGGAGCGTCACGCGGACAAGGACGCACTGCGTTCACTCGACGACGCGCGCGGTGGGCGCCGCGCGTGCGGCCGTGGAGGCTCTGCACACCGCTGCCCTGGTGCATCGGCGCGGCGGGGATCCGGCGGCCGCGCGGGCCGCTGCGGAGCGGGCCCTGGACAGGGCGCGGGCGTTCGGCGACGTGCAGGGGTCGGAGATCGAGCGGTTGTACACGGTCGTGGCGGCGGAGGAGGCGGTGTCGGCCCTGCTGGCCGCGCGGACCGAGGAGGAACGCCCGCGACCAAGGAGGCACTGTTGCGGGCCCTGCCGACAGCCACCCATCTGCACTTCGCCGGGCACGGCCACTACGACCCCGAGGAGCCGCTGGCCTCCCATCTGGCCCTGGCCGACGGCGAACACCTCACGCTGCGCGACCTGTTCGACGGGCAGGCGCTGCGTGGGGTACGCCTGGTCGTCGCGTCCGCCTGCCAGACGGCGGTGACGGACATGACCCGGCTGCCCGACGAATCGGTGGGCCAGGCCGGGGCCACCGCGGTCATCGGGAGCCTGTGGGAGGTCAACGACCGGTCGACGGCGCTGCTGGTCGCCGGAATCTACGACTTCCACCTGCGCGGTGTGCCGGAGCTCGGTGACCCTCCGATGCCGGCCTCGGTCGCCCTGGCCCGGGCACAGGCCTGGATGCGCGAAGGGACCCTCAGGAACTGGATGCCATCGCTGCTCGGGTCGGTCTGCGCCGGCGCACCCATGCCCGCTACGCCGAACACCCGTCCCACTGGGCCCCCTTCGTCCTCGTCGGCGACGGCTGAGGGGGCACCCGGCAGGGCGGCGCGAACGGGAAGCCGTGCGGTGCGGGGGGGGGAGTGGGGACCGAGCGGACACAGGGTCACGAGAAAGCTACAGTGA
- a CDS encoding CATRA system-associated protein, translated as MAGGVPIDDEARDDAVNVLEDLVEWHLAPQRWERVDSIVGTLADALARGDGEALREATAELELTGPVRVTRIGTQSVIPVPERTRDRANHLVHALGGQQEGPRWEERADASTDGPGGDGDGAGTPAR; from the coding sequence ATGGCTGGTGGGGTTCCGATCGACGACGAGGCGCGTGACGACGCCGTCAACGTCCTGGAGGATCTGGTCGAGTGGCACCTCGCGCCGCAGCGCTGGGAGCGGGTCGATTCGATCGTCGGCACGCTCGCCGACGCCCTCGCCCGCGGAGACGGCGAGGCACTGCGTGAGGCCACCGCGGAACTGGAACTCACCGGGCCGGTGCGGGTCACCAGGATCGGCACCCAGTCGGTGATCCCGGTACCGGAGCGGACCCGCGACCGGGCGAACCATCTGGTGCACGCGCTCGGCGGGCAACAGGAGGGGCCGCGATGGGAAGAGCGGGCCGACGCCTCCACGGACGGTCCGGGAGGTGACGGTGACGGAGCCGGAACGCCCGCTCGCTGA
- a CDS encoding CATRA conflict system CASPASE/TPR repeat-associated protein: MTEPERPLADQELVVHVFAPTDGPHAKTAYRQIRDVWDRCRDGLGMIDEVPTTGLATALPLDAGTLAPDRSAAAIQDRAADYQAIVRREHDVVNLSMVFAAPLDTPSRRLRIGSASPPGWVEFDRWWDELAAGGMDAQLGVVRVYQAKVAGPSVPPLDVIAHEVRAVLPGADHAPYWWQRGWRTEDAMAVWEVSPDEDQAGRRVVVLAPAAQDAELSAWTFSQGGEAMPPLARYLMHAAKLRYQARVRGDGGQLKDLIDRVNDHVVQVRAALEADSADFTALARMRRGEADLASALRDVRAMRRTVDIAVGNMTAALAQPFPGDRRLAEWLGSQLGDDAEYLEATREVAREIGRLAQQDITFVERSRPEPPAPPAADRARRPESAPTARRGAPDRISVRMGFAVDIERYSSRTSPEKARVQERLAALVREVLDDMGYRLEETDHQDTGDGMNVFLPVDAELHRSLPQLLLSWQTRLGADNDRYRDRMRLRMSTAFGPVGIAALGFAGSTIVDVSRLLNSAVLRGALTEHPDIDLAVLVSEQLYAYVVGEGYPGLDARHFERRLVEVKEFRQPAWLWIPA, encoded by the coding sequence GTGACGGAGCCGGAACGCCCGCTCGCTGACCAGGAACTCGTGGTCCACGTCTTCGCACCGACCGACGGTCCGCACGCCAAGACCGCCTACCGGCAGATCCGCGATGTGTGGGACCGATGCCGGGACGGCCTCGGCATGATCGACGAGGTCCCGACCACCGGCCTGGCCACCGCCCTGCCACTCGACGCCGGCACGCTCGCACCGGACCGATCCGCGGCCGCGATCCAGGACCGTGCGGCGGACTACCAGGCCATCGTGCGCCGTGAACACGACGTCGTGAACCTGTCGATGGTGTTCGCCGCCCCGCTGGACACCCCCTCCCGCCGTCTGCGCATCGGTTCCGCGTCGCCGCCCGGCTGGGTCGAGTTCGACCGATGGTGGGACGAGCTGGCGGCGGGCGGTATGGACGCCCAGCTCGGCGTCGTACGCGTGTACCAGGCGAAGGTCGCAGGCCCCTCTGTCCCGCCGCTCGACGTGATCGCACACGAGGTGCGTGCGGTGCTGCCCGGCGCGGACCACGCCCCGTACTGGTGGCAGCGCGGCTGGCGCACCGAGGACGCGATGGCCGTGTGGGAGGTGTCACCGGACGAGGACCAGGCGGGACGGCGTGTCGTCGTCCTCGCCCCCGCGGCGCAGGATGCCGAGCTGAGCGCCTGGACGTTCAGCCAGGGTGGTGAGGCCATGCCGCCGCTGGCCCGCTATCTGATGCACGCGGCGAAACTCCGCTATCAAGCGCGCGTTCGGGGTGACGGCGGGCAGCTCAAGGACCTCATCGACAGGGTGAACGACCACGTCGTACAAGTGCGGGCCGCACTGGAGGCGGACTCGGCCGACTTCACGGCCCTGGCCCGGATGCGGCGGGGCGAGGCCGATCTGGCGTCGGCCCTGAGGGACGTACGCGCCATGCGGCGCACCGTGGACATAGCCGTCGGAAACATGACCGCCGCGCTCGCGCAGCCGTTCCCCGGCGACCGGCGGCTCGCCGAGTGGCTGGGCAGTCAACTGGGCGATGACGCGGAGTACTTGGAGGCAACGCGCGAGGTGGCCCGGGAGATCGGCCGGTTGGCCCAGCAGGACATCACCTTCGTGGAGCGATCGCGGCCGGAGCCGCCTGCTCCACCCGCAGCTGACCGTGCTCGCCGACCCGAGTCCGCGCCCACCGCACGACGGGGCGCGCCAGATCGCATCAGCGTGCGCATGGGCTTCGCCGTGGACATCGAGCGCTACAGCAGCCGTACCTCCCCCGAGAAGGCGCGGGTGCAGGAGCGGCTCGCCGCCCTGGTGCGGGAGGTGCTCGACGACATGGGCTATCGCCTGGAGGAGACCGACCACCAGGACACCGGGGACGGAATGAACGTATTCCTCCCGGTGGACGCCGAACTGCACCGCTCGCTGCCCCAGTTGCTCCTGTCCTGGCAGACCCGTCTCGGGGCCGACAACGACCGCTACCGCGACCGTATGCGGCTGCGCATGTCCACGGCCTTCGGGCCGGTCGGGATCGCCGCGCTCGGCTTCGCCGGGTCCACGATCGTGGACGTCAGCCGACTGCTGAACAGCGCGGTACTGCGCGGTGCCCTGACCGAGCATCCCGACATCGACCTCGCGGTACTGGTCTCCGAGCAGTTGTACGCGTACGTCGTCGGCGAGGGATATCCGGGGCTGGACGCGCGACACTTCGAACGACGCCTGGTCGAGGTGAAGGAGTTCCGTCAGCCAGCCTGGCTGTGGATCCCCGCATGA
- a CDS encoding CHAT domain-containing protein, translated as MKTRYSDALIVHGDHPSRVALPLATPEAVRAQVSVLFTSLEAIQGEDTSDRDARKRQEEHIRGVLDWLWHAVTGPVLRHLGIPATPAPGRRPRVWWIPTGLLSFLPLHAAQRQDTHGRPDAGGALDRVVSSYSPTLRSLSFSRRPQPAGHDRLLVVSTAATPGHAALPATRRETARLEALPVAKTVLIRDAATRDRVLSALAEHSWAHFACHATTDTAYPSRSALVLHDHDSAPLRVSDIVTARPTDAKVAYLSACSTAQGAALFPDEGIHITSAFHLAGYRHVIGTLWPVDDHPAGRITRDFYRGAGTAEGLSAESAAPALHSAVLDARRRMPGHPSVWAAHVHVGA; from the coding sequence TTGAAGACCCGTTACTCGGACGCTCTGATCGTCCACGGCGACCACCCGTCCCGCGTCGCGCTGCCGCTCGCGACGCCGGAAGCGGTGCGCGCCCAGGTGTCCGTCCTGTTCACGTCGCTGGAGGCCATCCAGGGCGAGGACACCTCCGACCGTGACGCACGCAAACGGCAGGAGGAGCACATCCGGGGTGTGCTCGACTGGCTGTGGCACGCGGTCACGGGGCCGGTCCTGCGCCACCTCGGCATACCCGCGACACCCGCTCCCGGCCGGCGCCCCCGGGTGTGGTGGATCCCCACCGGCCTGCTGTCCTTCCTGCCGCTGCACGCCGCGCAGCGGCAGGACACGCATGGGCGCCCGGACGCGGGAGGAGCACTCGACCGTGTGGTGTCCTCCTACAGCCCCACCCTGCGCAGCCTGTCGTTCTCCCGTCGCCCGCAACCAGCGGGACACGACAGGCTGCTCGTCGTCTCCACGGCGGCCACGCCCGGGCATGCCGCCCTGCCCGCCACCCGCCGGGAGACCGCACGCCTTGAGGCGCTGCCGGTGGCCAAGACCGTGCTGATCCGGGACGCAGCCACCCGCGACCGGGTGCTCTCCGCTCTGGCGGAGCACAGTTGGGCGCACTTCGCCTGCCATGCCACGACCGACACCGCCTACCCGTCACGCAGCGCCTTGGTCCTTCACGACCACGACAGCGCGCCGCTGCGGGTGTCGGACATCGTCACGGCCCGGCCCACCGATGCCAAGGTCGCCTATCTGTCGGCCTGTTCGACCGCGCAGGGTGCGGCGCTGTTCCCGGACGAGGGCATCCACATCACCTCGGCGTTCCATCTCGCGGGCTACCGGCACGTGATCGGCACACTGTGGCCCGTGGACGACCATCCGGCCGGACGCATCACGCGTGACTTCTACCGTGGGGCGGGCACCGCCGAAGGGCTCTCCGCCGAGTCGGCCGCGCCCGCGCTGCACTCAGCCGTACTCGACGCCCGGCGGCGCATGCCCGGACACCCCAGCGTCTGGGCGGCACACGTCCACGTCGGCGCCTGA